From one Triticum aestivum cultivar Chinese Spring chromosome 4B, IWGSC CS RefSeq v2.1, whole genome shotgun sequence genomic stretch:
- the LOC123093465 gene encoding pumilio homology domain family member 4 yields MKGPAAAAAAAAAGADERPEEKEMDLLLSEIPQVTSPQPHRAGAGAALSQGQGHGGADRRHGFAPPRHHGYAASPRRADDACYAVVVNRRDDGDHQGAGAGAYHPPLRVCPAPLHPSSPFVAAAPSPLVQPVDDPEKQWLANQLRGLLVEDAPAAPQAPPVGNGAPADFSAPRGAAYYGYPFGAPGSSVHGEPLVNEQAMAAGYRFALGPDVGLGAHPTGLEVNMNGFMYNRTANGTGIGWGQGLVHPAHAHPEPFMLPGQAAPEQHNWGFVGTGPIALDPRGGAGRSPKLHCEYGVPVHTGNRYMKGGMNNQMEAFRREDGQNFDGKKNMPVLYRAKDRRFQQHANNNRALELESPRMLRYENMVGVKGYIYFMAKDQNGCRFLQQKFEEGKQHVDVIFEGIIDHMAELMINSFANYLIQKLLDVCDEDQRLRIIAVLTEDPVKLLRISVNSHGTRAVQKLIETVKVRKQIVLIISALQPGFMHLVNDLNGNHVIQKCLSNFGAEENKFIFEAAATHCFEMAIHRHGCCVLQKCITSARGEYQAKLIVEVCAHAFQLAQDPFGNYVVQYVLDQKIPSANAHLASQFEGSYVYLSKQKVSSNVVEKCLKVFSDEDKAAIVFDLISVPHFEQLLQDPFANYVIHTALVNSRGHLHNALVEAIRPHEEALRTSPCCKRISRAISRR; encoded by the exons ATGAagggcccggcggcggcggcggcggcggcggcggcgggggcggacgAGCGGCCCGAGGAGAAAGAGATGGACTTGCTCCTCAGCGAGATCCCCCAGGTCACCTCCCCCCAGCCGcaccgcgccggcgccggcgccgccctctCCCAGGGCCAGGGCCATGGCGGCGCCGACCGCCGTCACGGCTTCGCGCCGCCGCGCCATCACGGCTACGCCGCGTCGCCCCGGCGCGCCGACGACGCCTGCTACGCCGTCGTCGTCAACCGCCGCGACGACGGTGATCAccagggcgccggcgccggcgcgtaCCACCCGCCGCTCCGCGTCTGCCCGGCGCCCCTGCATCCGTCGAGCCCCTtcgtcgccgccgcgccgtccccgcTCGTGCAGCCCGTCGACGACCCGGAGAAGCAGTGGCTGGCGAACCAGCTCCGCGGCCTGCTCGTCGAGGACGCGCCCGCCGCGCCCCAGGCCCCGCCCGTCGGCAACGGCGCCCCGGCGGACTTCTCTGCGCCGCGTGGCGCCGCGTACTATGGCTACCCCTTTGGGGCGCCGGGCTCCTCGGTTCACGGCGAGCCCCTGGTGAACGAGCAGGCCATGGCGGCCGGCTACCGCTTCGCACTCGGCCCGGACGTCGGCCTGGGCGCCCACCCCACCGGCCTGGAGGTCAACATGAACGGCTTCATGTACAATAGGACAGCAAACGGCACTGGCATTGGTTGGGGACAGGGCCTGGTGCACCCTGCTCATGCTCACCCCGAGCCCTTCATGCTTCCTGGGCAGGCTGCCCCAGAACAACACAACTGGGGGTTTGTTGGGACTGGTCCGATTGCCCTTGACCCCCGTGGTGGAGCAGGCCGTTCACCCAAATTGCACTGCGAGTACGGCGTGCCTGTGCACACCGGCAATCGCTACATGAAAGGCGGCATGAATAatcagatggaggcgtttcgccgCGAGGACGGTCAGAATTTCGATGGCAAGAAGAACATGCCTGTTCTCTACCGTGCCAAGGACAGGAGGTTTCAGCAGCATGCCAACAACAACAGGGCACTGGAGCTGGAGAGTCCTAGGATGCTGAGGTATGAGAACATGGTTGGAGTTAAGGGGTACATCTACTTCATGGCCAAGGACCAGAATGGCTGCCGCTTCTTGCAGCAGAAGTTTGAGGAAGGGAAGCAACACGTGGATGTGATTTTCGAAGGAATCATTGACCACATGGCAGAGCTTATGATCAACTCGTTTGCCAACTATCTCATTCAGAAGCTTCTGGATGTGTGTGATGAGGATCAAAGGCTGAGGATCATCGCCGTGCTGACGGAGGACCCTGTGAAGCTGCTGAGAATCTCTGTGAACTCACATGG GACAAGGGCAGTTCAGAAATTGATAGAGACTGTTAAGGTCAGGAAGCAGATAGTGCTCATTATTTCGGCCCTACAACCAGGCTTCATGCATCTTGTCAATGATCTCAATGGTAATCATGTCATACAGAAGTGCTTGTCAAACTTTGGTGCAGAGGAGAACAAG TTCATATTTGAGGCTGCTGCAACTCACTGTTTTGAAATGGCAATACATCGCCATGGCTGCTGTGTTTTACAAAAGTGCATAACTAGTGCACGTGGTGAATATCAGGCGAAGCTAATTGTGGAAGTGTGTGCTCATGCCTTTCAGCTCGCTCAAGATCCATTTGG CAATTATGTGGTACAGTATGTCCTGGACCAGAAAATTCCTTCTGCAAATGCACACCTGGCATCTCAGTTTGAAGGAAGTTATGTTTATCTCTCAAAGCAAAAAGTGAGCAGCAATGTGGTGGAGAAATGCCTGAAGGTCTTCTCAGATGAAGACAAAGCTGCCATAGTGTTTGACTTGATTTCAGTGCCTCACTTTGAACAACTGCTGCAAGACCCTTTTGCGAACTACGTCATTCATACTGCCCTTGTTAACAGCAGG GGCCATCTCCATAATGCCCTGGTTGAAGCAATCCGCCCTCATGAAGAAGCCCTTCGGACCAGTCCCTGTTGTAAGAGAATCTCTAGAGCCATCTCTAGGAGGTGA